The following are from one region of the Candidatus Baltobacteraceae bacterium genome:
- a CDS encoding isoprenylcysteine carboxylmethyltransferase family protein — MTPLYWTLLFVALLRLVELRYAGRNTQRLLAGGGIEVARRQYPWFVALHAAWLLSMAVFIPASAAPSMPLLAVFALAQIARVWVIATLGPYWTTRVITVPGAPLIRRGPYALMRHPNYAIVCVEIAVLPLAFGAWIIALTFSAANAVLIGWRIRCEDAALDERR; from the coding sequence ATGACGCCGCTCTACTGGACTTTGCTCTTCGTCGCACTCTTACGGCTGGTCGAGCTTCGCTACGCCGGCCGCAACACGCAGCGTCTGCTCGCCGGCGGCGGCATCGAGGTCGCTCGGCGGCAATACCCGTGGTTCGTGGCATTGCATGCCGCGTGGCTCCTTTCGATGGCCGTCTTCATTCCGGCATCGGCGGCGCCGAGCATGCCGCTGCTGGCGGTGTTTGCCCTGGCTCAAATCGCGCGCGTCTGGGTGATCGCAACGCTTGGCCCCTATTGGACGACCCGCGTCATCACCGTTCCCGGCGCGCCGTTGATACGCCGCGGTCCCTACGCGTTGATGCGTCATCCGAATTACGCGATCGTATGCGTCGAAATCGCCGTCCTTCCGCTCGCCTTCGGCGCGTGGATAATTGCGCTGACGTTCAGCGCCGCCAATGCCGTGTTGATCGGTTGGCGCATTCGCTGCGAAGACGCCGCGCTGGATGAGCGCCGCTGA